ATTTAATGTGGACTTGTATTTATGGAAAGGAAAAGATGGAGGAGGAAGCCAGACATAATGAGTTCAGAATCTTGGACTGTATAATTTTGATCATACGATCTTCAGCGCTTGGAACCCTTTTCCTGGACTATGATACCAAAACAGGAAGgtgaaaagaaaactaaaagtaAATTTAAAGTCAGTATTATGTGCTGGGGAAACTAGTTCACCAAACACTGGACCCTTTTGCTCTAGCAGTAATATGTAAAAGCATATGAACATAAAGGTATAAATTAGATGGAGTAAACCCAGAATCTTTTATAAAAGCCAAATAATGGAGCATATAACCATAAAGTTGCGAGAGCAACTTCTTTGCAACGGGGATGTCATATCGCAGTATATCAAGACAATCACGCGCTTCTATATGCATGTGAAAAAGTTAAACACATGACAATGCATATCTGAATGATATGGGATACCCCTAAACCTGAGCACTAATTTAAGGTAAATAACGAAAGGGAACCTATGCATGCTCATGAAGTTGGAAGTTGAAAACTTTTATCCAAATTTAGCAGTAGGGGGAGGGCAAGCATGCATAAGATGGAATCAAGTGTCTTTCTAGCTATTGCGCATGATGGTGAGGCCTTGAGAGATTATAAATTTGTGTGCTTTGCGTTGCTAGCTATCATATGAAATGCAAAAGCCCTTAAATTTCCAAAcgaaaaaagttgaatttgactCACTTTGAACTTGCCATATTGTATTGCATCTATGCTTTATTGAATCAGAGCATCTGGTTCTTATCCGCATAAATATTTGTTTCTCTGGATATTTGATGCTTAAAGGGTTCATACATTATTGCAGTGAGAGAAGGCCCTTTGTCATTTAAAGTGAACAACTCAAAGAGATTCCTTGAATCTAATATCtgttgaattttattttcttgggtTGAAAACATAATTAAGACTTCAACGTTTCTGTTGATCTTTGCAGCCTTGATACAGAAAACTTGGTAATTCCATTATAATAAGGGATTTTCTGGGCTCCATAGAAGAGCAACTTTGCTACAGAAACCTAGAAAACCGTCCATCTAATACAGTTGTCAGTTGAAAGGCTATCCCTGTGAAAGTGTGCCTTCAACCAGGATCAACCTAACCTTATTTATCTCTAAAAACGAAAAGTTCGGAAAAAAATAGACCCCACTTGAGGTGGGATCAGATGTGTGCAAATGCGAAAAGAGACGGTGCATAAGAGTCCAATTCTTTACATGCTCCATTTCCTTAAACAGCACCACCTGATCAAGTAGATCATGTTACAGACCTGCAACCAAGTAATAAAGATTTGCAAATTAGATGCTGAGCCACTTTTACTTGTGCACATAAATTAACATATAGACGATAATTTTGAAGACTAATGCAAACTTATTACCATAATCTCTTGGTGTTTTGCATTTGAAGCATTCCATTCGGCTCGCGTAATTGTGCACTCCACATCCAACTCTGATCCATTAAAATACACTCAAATTAGCAAACTAATTAAAGATAAATGACGGTGCTAAAAGAAGttaaggattcaccataaattTGGTACACACTAGGGGACAGGTGAGGATGCGAAGAAATGTTCCACATCCTCACAATTACTAGCTAGTAGCACTAGCACACATTTCTTAGTTAAATGTGATATTTATATGAACAATGCAGGCAATTTAGGGTTTTAGATAGTGTATGTAGGCTAATTAATTACCTACTGCACATCCAGTCGCCGGGTTTCCATCCAGGTGGGGCGCTGGCATCGGAACCATAGCCTCCTGCAGAAGGCATCATGCTACCACCATAGTCAGTTTTCATTGAGCTGCACCTATAGCAATTGGGTCTGCTGGCATAGTTGTGAGCTCCACAGTTGCAGTACCAGTCCCCGGCCAAGACCTCCGTCCGGTTGCATCCATATGTTGATGGATCAGGTCCGCCATACTTGGGGTACCCGCAACGTTGACACTCATCGCGCTTTTTAAAGTTCGTGTGCTGGCATGCTCCGCACATCCAGTCTCCTGCCCAGCTCATTTTTAATTCCCACCTGCATATTTAATAAATAGTATAAGAACTgattagcatatatatataatactagtTACAAACCAACAGTTTAACTAGATTCTTCATTTTgttcttctagaaatttatTAGAGGCAGGCAGGCAGGCAGGCTTCCTTCCATGGAAATCTGTTAGAGAAAATGCATTGTACATTTGTAAAGAAATTAATAGTCTACTGGATCCTTCCCTTTGCAATGTTTTATAACAAATAAGAGCTTGAGGTTTCCCTTTCTTAAAGACGGGTCCTCTTGCAAAAGATGGACTATATGTATCATATATATTACATATACGAGCTTGATGTTCCTCAAACAATCCTATCTTTCTTAAAGACAGGATGTCATGCACAGAGGCGAACTGTGTGTACACACGTTTCAAACGAACGGAATGATGTGAGTTGCATAACACAAATCAGGAGGAAGAGAAAGCTCACCTGAAGGTACGTAGAAGCTCGGAATAAATGAACTGAAAACTGTACTAGCTGTGCTTGACTTGTGCTAGCTTAGCGTAGAACACTAAAAGAAGAACT
Above is a window of Malus sylvestris chromosome 15, drMalSylv7.2, whole genome shotgun sequence DNA encoding:
- the LOC126601984 gene encoding RNA-binding protein involved in heterochromatin assembly dri1-like, which produces MSWAGDWMCGACQHTNFKKRDECQRCGYPKYGGPDPSTYGCNRTEVLAGDWYCNCGAHNYASRPNCYRCSSMKTDYGGSMMPSAGGYGSDASAPPGWKPGDWMCSRVGCGVHNYASRMECFKCKTPRDYGL